The genome window ccagctacaatagtcatttacaacattaacaatgtatttctgatcaatttgatgttattttaatggacaaaaaaattgcttttctttaaaaatcaaggacatttctaagtgaccccaaacttttgaatggtagtgtacctCATCTCCATTGACCCATCAAACAGTGTGATGAAAAcatcgtttttgttgttttttacattATTGAAGCTGCACTAATTGTGAGGATAGGTGACAATGAAGAATATTAGCTTGCCATGATGAGTTTGGTTGTTTTAATTAACAGCTGTCCTTTTTGAGTGGACATTTGTATTGTGATGATGTCATTCTCTGTGTTCAGCATGTGTTGTCTTCTCTGCCTTAGGTTCCCATGGGAACTTCTTGGGGTGACCTTGCAGAAGGGGTGAGGGTAGAGGTGCCCAATACAGACAGCGGCCTGCCAATGAAAGTGTACTGGATAGCAGGAGTTATCAAATTAGCAGGTAACAAAGCAGCCCCAGAGAATCCTCTTCACTCTAAAATGCACCTGGCTGGCTTCCTAGATGACGGTGTACTTTCTCTGTATTCATTGTTTTCATCAAACTCTGTTTACACATAGACATGTTACACTTAGATGTAGCCTACACACAATGCTTGGAAACATAGATGCATCTCTCATCCACAATACTCCtatgatttgattttaaatggtatttcaggaagaaaaaaaaatctgaaaatcaCAAATAAGGTTCAGTGGTTTTCCTAATTTTAAAACATTATTGTGTTTCTCTCCGCAGGCTTTAAGGCACTGCTACGGTACGAGGGGTTTGATGGTGACTCTGGCAGGGATTTCTGGTGTAACATCTGTGTCCCTGACATCCACCCGGTGGGGTGGTGTGCAGCAGGAGGAAAGCCTCTGGTTCCTCCCAAGTGTAAGACTAACAGAGGGAATAGTACTTTACTTTGTTTTGCCAAGATAAGGATAAAGGCTGTGCTACAAGTGTTCAGTCATTTATCATTTTTGACCGGTTTGAGAGAATCATTTCTAATCTTTGCCAAACGTTGTCTGACTGTTTCACCTTAGCCATTCAGCACAAGTGCACCAACTGGAAAGCGTTTCTTGTGAAATGCCTAACAGGAGCAAAGACTCTACCTATTGATTTCTCCACCAAGGTGAGCTACAACTCTACATCACAAGACACTCCAACACCTCACTCATAGTCCAAACATGCATCAAATATCAATGTTAGAAGATGAATATGCTTGTATTATTTCCACAAATGCAACACTAATAACCTTATGGCACTACCAGTACAAACATGCATTGCATGTATTATTGTAGAGTGACATATTCTATAAGGCCTAACAGGATTGTCAAGTAACCTTGTAGAATCTTCACCTCCTCACCCTTCCCCAGGTGCAGCAGAGCATGCAGTTCCCCTTTAAGAAGCTGATGCGTGTGGAGGTGGTGGATAAGACTCATCTGTGCCGGACGCGGGTGGCCCTGGTAGAGCAGGTGATCGGAGGTCGGCTTCGGCTCGTCTACGAGGAGTGCGAGGACGGCTCGGACGACTTCTGGTGCCACATGTACAGCCCACTGATACACAGCATCGGCTGGTCCCGCGGCATTGGACACCGCTTCAAGAGATCTGGTCAGTGACATAGTGGGGAGGGCACGCGGGACTAGGCACATAAGGGTAAAGATTTGCTTAgggtttaacctgtttggtatagggggcagtattgagaattttggaaaaatatgttcccatttttaactgcctcctacaccaactcagaagctagaatatgcatattattgttcaggtttggatagaaaacactctgaattttctaaaactgtttgaatggtgtctgtgagtataacagaactcctatggcaggcaaaaacctgacaaggtttcaagcaggaagtaccctgtctgacaaggagtcgtgcgtcttacctctttttattgaaaagtaaggatcttagctgtaacgtgacaattcccagggctccaataggctctcagagcccgcgaaaaccctgaaggtttacgagggagcctcaggttgaaacatattatcaccttttgtaagtggatgctgagaggacctttgaatgatgcgcgtgcatgagtcgcttctgaggagaaattttattcggctgtttaggctcaatgcatactcccggtcggaatattatcacttctctacgacataaatggcataaaaattggttttaaacagcggttgacatgcttcgaagtacggtaatggaatatttagacatttttgacaagccaacgcgccatgcgtgggaccgtgaaaaagcattctgatagtgtctagaactcacgaacaaaacgtcgcttttggaacataacgatggattatttgggaccaaaccaacatttgttattgaagtagaagtcctggcagtgtattctgatgaagaacaagcaaggtaagaacatttttcttataggaaatgtgattttggtggaggctgaactgggtgggtatctaaaaagctagccctgtaatgccgggctatgtacttagattattgcaaaatgtgcttcatccgaaaagctattttaaaatcggacatatcgagtgcatagaggagtaatgtatctataattcttaaaataattgttatgctttttgtgaacgtttatcgtgagtaatttagcaaactgttagtaaattcaccggaagtttgcggtggtttttttctgaacgtcacatgctaatgtaaaaagctggtttttgatataaatatgaacttgattgaacagacatgcatgtattgtataacacaatgtcctaggtgtgtcatctgatgaagatcatcaaaggttagtgctgcatttagctgtggtttgggtttatgtgacatatgctagcttgaaaaatgggtgtcagattttttctggctgggcactctgctgacataatctaatgttttgctttcgttgtaaagcctttttgaaatcggacagtggggttagattaacgagattcttgtctttaaatagctgtgaaatagtcatatgtttgagaaattgaagtaatagtatttctaacgattcaaaaatcgcgccactggaattataatagctgttacgtaggtgggacgaaatcgtcccacatagcccagagaggttttaaggatCCTGAAAAGTTCAACATGGATGAAACACTTACAGGCACTTTAAGATTCTAGTTGTTTCCGTATGATTTATATTTGATTCGAATGCTCttcctttattttggtgtttcaaATGTTAATGATATTATTGTTTCAGATGTTTCAAAGAAACTTGATGGCCAAGTAGATGCCCCAGGACAGCTTTTTGCGAAGGTGAGTTCAAATAAATGGTTCAATCTGCCACTTGACTCAGTTGATTCAAAGATTTTTCTGGTCTCTTGACATTTTATTTGATACGTGGCACAATCTCTCTCAGGTGAAGGATGTTGACCAGAGCGGGGAGTGGTTTAAAGATGGCATGAAGCTGGAGGCTATTGACCCTCTGAATCTATCAGCTATTTGTGTTGCTACTGTCAGAAAGGTAAGCCTTATAATGGTGATGAGAAATATGACTGACAGAGAAATGAGGGAAATAAAGACAAATGAACTTGCACATGTAACAGATTTGTGCACATTCACACTCCCTGCCTTCTCTTCCTCCAGGTCTTGGCGGATGGATACCTCATGATCGGAATTGATGGTTCCGAGGCGGCTGATGGTTCTGACTGGTTCTGCTAtcactccacctctccctctatctttcctGCTGGATTCTGTGAAATCAACACAATTGAACTCACCCCTCCACGTGGTACATACTGAATTGCATTACATTGTGTGGTAAAAGCATCATCACAATTGTCTATTTGAGTTTATTTGTAGTATCAAGAGAGTGCACATCACTGATTCTCACCTCACAGTGGCTATTTAATTTGGCCAGCCAGTTGCTGTTACTTGTAGCCTCAATAAGTAAGTCTTTTCTGCAGGGTACACAAAACTCCCATTCAGATGGTTTGACTACCTAAGGGAAACGGGTTCAGTGGCAGCTCCGGTGAAGCTCTTTAACAAGGTAACCTTGTTCAGCTTTTGGTCTGCTAGCTATTTTGCCTGTTAGCTCGTTTTGGCTCTATACTTTTGTTCTCAGTCTGTTAGTTGGACTGAATTTGTTGTCAAAACCAACTACTTGTTTGTCTGAGTAACCCTTTAGATTTTTCACCTGTTGGATTTCATCTATTTGAAATTTGATTGTTTTTGCACTTTGGCTTTTTCAAATTGCTTGATTTCTCTCAGTAGTGTAGTCGTTACAGGATATTAGTCCGAATAAGGATGACCAAGCGCATCTGAGTGCAGTGAAGTTAAGACTAGTAGCCCACCAATGTACAACGTCGTATGCTTTGTATTTGTAGTGTTATGACAAATTCCCTGAGTCCACCTGCTGAATGTCCCCTTCTCTTTCTTGACTCTGAAGGAAGTTCCAAACCATGGGTTCCGCCCTAGCATGAAGCTGGAGGCTGTGGACCTGATGGAGCCCCGGCTGGTGTGTGTTGCCACAGTGACACGTATTGTACATAGACTGCTGCGCATCCATTTTGACGGCTGGGAGGACGAGTATGATCAGTGGGTGGACTGTGAATCACCTGACCTCTACCCTGTGGGCTGGTGTCAGCTGACTGGCTACCAGCTACAGCCACCAGCTGTGCTCGGTGAGTTTTATTGGGATTTTTCAGCATTTATTCACAAAGATGAAGATGGACAAAGATATATTTTCGTAGTGCAATGTCTGAACTCATTCTAGTCTAGCCCCAAATAATTTTTGGGAAAATAAAGTCAGATTTTTCATTAGCGTCATCCAAATGGCCTTGACTGTAATCTCCCAAAATAACCAAAACTACCAATACAGGTAGAACTGCTTTGAAACTGCCAATAaatgcaaaacaaaaacaaccaaGAGAAACAGTCAAAACACAGAAACCTTCAGATAACCAAAACACTGCGACTTTAACACCAAACCTTTAATCTGAAACGAATCCTAGTAATGTAGGAAAAATGAGCTAAAGCATTGGCTTTTTTTGAATGAGTTGAGACGAGCTGTGCTGTATGAATGAATGAGTTGTTCTCTGGTTTGTGCTTTTTTTCCAGCCTCTAGAGAGTTCCCTCCGAGTGTGACAAAGCAGAAGAAGAAATCCCAGCAGTACAAAGGCCAAAAGAAAAGTAGGTCATCCGCCCCCTCCCCCTGCACCCTCCCCCTCTCGTTACTGCCCCTGTGCCTCCACCTCCTCCAATGCACACTCccctttccctctttctttctctatttaAGGGCAAAGCTGCACTCGCCACGGCTCTTCACGATTCTTGCTCTGCATCTCTATTCACACCAAAACAGAGCATTGAAACCAAGTCAAAACTCTCCTACACCGGATACATTTCCGTACCAGTGTGAAGCTGTTATTAGAGGATTAGACCTCAGGCTAAAGAAAATTCTCCAATGCCTGCAATAAAATACCAATTATTTGATTATGTAGATATTTTTATAGTATGCTTGGTTTCTATATGCTCATTCAGTCTTTGTTAGTCATGCCGGACATTACGTCAAGCTTTTCCTGAATAACTTAGATTTCTAAGACATTTTTACCTAGATAGATTTGAATTTGACCTTATTGATGATTAATAACACTTAAGTAGTCACACGTCAAAAGAGCAAAGGCATAAAAAACATGAGAAGGTAACAGAAGAGCTGATCAACCATTTTACCTTTTGTCTTGGTTTTTAGAGAGGAAGATCCCCATTGGTAAGAGACCAGTGAGTTTTTCGGGGGTGGTATTGAGTGGAGTGCCCCAGAGGAACCTTTCTGGAGACGAGAACATGACCCCGCCAGACTACTCATCTCCTCCCACGCCAGCATCTGCCCCTGGGACTGCACAGCCTCCCTCGGCAGCCCAGGAACTCAGCCCCAATGGAAAGCCAGGTAACCTAAACCAACCTGCTAACTGAACTCAAATTAGAAACCCATGTTAAGCCTGGTAGTTGGGTAGGGATGTTCTCTACTGAAAGAGAATGGTGTAGTAGGTCAAGTACTCTAccccatctcaacatcaacaatcTTGAACAAGGCAACTTATTTGCTCCATTATCTCCTGAGTTTTATAATTCATCCTCTCCTTCCTATTTATTTTCATACTTCTATACTGGCCCTCTTTCCTTTCCCAAGGGGTGACGCTGCAGCTGAAGGAGGAGGTTCAGGAGGCAGACGAGTTCACCTTCCCGCAGGGCACAGCCTCCGACCTGGAGAGCAACGGCTCCGGCGGAAGCTACTACATCAAGCAGGAGACCTGAGCCTCCATGGGGCACTGCTGCACCCACCAACGGAGGGCCAGCCTGGGGGCAAGAAGGAGccagtcccctccctctccctccacagcACCAGAGACCATGGGCCCTGGGTGGCATCCCCACAACATTAACATGGAAGGTCACCTGGGGGCTCCAAGCTGTGCCCATAGAGACTTGGGACAGAGCGACTCAAAGACTAGTTCCAAACAGACAGCGCAAACGGGGAGAGGAGTGTAgagaataaaggg of Salmo trutta chromosome 1, fSalTru1.1, whole genome shotgun sequence contains these proteins:
- the LOC115197174 gene encoding MBT domain-containing protein 1; translated protein: MENARDSAERTVRSERKRRDSFGMFDGYDSCSEDSSSSSSSEDSDEEVPSLPASLPIIKTNGQVYTYPDGKAGMATCEMCGMVGVRDAFYSKTKRFCSVSCSRSYSSNSKKASILARLQGKPPTKKAKVLQKQPLMAKLAAYAQYQANQQNQVKSKTVIPVKGFDWGRYIGTGDINGAPVGCFKHVPMGTSWGDLAEGVRVEVPNTDSGLPMKVYWIAGVIKLAGFKALLRYEGFDGDSGRDFWCNICVPDIHPVGWCAAGGKPLVPPKSIQHKCTNWKAFLVKCLTGAKTLPIDFSTKVQQSMQFPFKKLMRVEVVDKTHLCRTRVALVEQVIGGRLRLVYEECEDGSDDFWCHMYSPLIHSIGWSRGIGHRFKRSDVSKKLDGQVDAPGQLFAKVKDVDQSGEWFKDGMKLEAIDPLNLSAICVATVRKVLADGYLMIGIDGSEAADGSDWFCYHSTSPSIFPAGFCEINTIELTPPRGYTKLPFRWFDYLRETGSVAAPVKLFNKEVPNHGFRPSMKLEAVDLMEPRLVCVATVTRIVHRLLRIHFDGWEDEYDQWVDCESPDLYPVGWCQLTGYQLQPPAVLASREFPPSVTKQKKKSQQYKGQKKKRKIPIGKRPVSFSGVVLSGVPQRNLSGDENMTPPDYSSPPTPASAPGTAQPPSAAQELSPNGKPGVTLQLKEEVQEADEFTFPQGTASDLESNGSGGSYYIKQET